In one Candidatus Palauibacter australiensis genomic region, the following are encoded:
- a CDS encoding pitrilysin family protein: MTNPRAATPDRAVRPAPAAPRPLALPRFERHTLPNGLRIEHAERRGLPEVSLHLVLECGAGAEPPRLGGLCELTARLLTAGTPGRDAIQMARWLDRLGVGYRATAGYAVGAVSMHFLSELFEEGLEFLAATILDSEFPEHEVERIRRERIDEIERQADDPATVAGLATIAELYGDGLYGRPAAGTGATVSAIGPEAVREFHAARYRPGGALLIACGELDRERLLSAAEARFGAWSGETAPVAPPDTPEARASDLILIDRPGSAQSEIRVATVGVPHNTADHHAIIVANAILGGLFNSRINLNLREDKGWTYGARSSFRFRRGAGPFIARTAVETVRTGPAFEEILREIEAMRTAPVTADEMTLARNALTLSLPLQFETAVQICGKVSRQRVFGLPDDYWKTYRSRIEAVTPEEVQEVCRRYLDPDRLTLLAVGDAATAAPTLNGFGPVDVRPAS; this comes from the coding sequence GTGACGAACCCCCGAGCCGCGACCCCCGACCGCGCCGTGCGCCCGGCGCCGGCCGCCCCGCGCCCGCTTGCGCTTCCGCGCTTCGAGCGGCACACGCTCCCCAACGGCCTCCGCATCGAGCACGCCGAGCGGCGCGGGCTGCCGGAGGTGTCGCTCCACCTCGTCCTTGAGTGCGGTGCGGGCGCCGAACCGCCACGACTCGGCGGTCTCTGCGAGCTCACGGCCCGGCTCCTCACCGCCGGCACCCCCGGCCGGGACGCCATCCAAATGGCGCGCTGGCTCGACCGCCTCGGCGTCGGCTACCGCGCGACGGCCGGCTACGCCGTGGGGGCCGTCTCCATGCACTTCCTGTCGGAGTTGTTCGAGGAGGGGCTCGAGTTCCTCGCCGCCACCATCCTCGATTCCGAGTTTCCGGAGCACGAGGTCGAACGCATCCGCCGCGAGCGCATCGACGAGATCGAACGCCAGGCGGACGACCCCGCGACCGTCGCGGGTCTCGCCACGATCGCCGAACTCTACGGCGACGGCCTGTACGGGCGGCCGGCGGCCGGCACCGGCGCCACCGTGTCGGCGATCGGCCCGGAGGCGGTGCGGGAGTTCCACGCCGCGCGCTACCGGCCCGGCGGGGCCCTCCTCATCGCGTGCGGCGAACTCGACCGCGAACGGCTGCTGTCCGCGGCGGAGGCGCGTTTCGGCGCCTGGAGCGGCGAGACCGCCCCGGTCGCGCCCCCGGACACGCCGGAGGCGCGGGCGAGCGACCTCATCCTCATCGACCGGCCCGGCAGCGCCCAGAGCGAGATTCGCGTCGCGACGGTGGGCGTGCCCCACAACACCGCTGACCATCACGCGATCATCGTGGCCAACGCGATCCTCGGCGGCCTCTTCAACTCCCGGATCAACCTCAATCTGCGTGAGGACAAGGGGTGGACCTACGGGGCGAGATCGAGTTTCCGGTTCCGCCGCGGCGCGGGGCCCTTCATCGCGCGCACGGCCGTCGAGACCGTCCGGACCGGACCCGCGTTCGAGGAGATCCTGCGCGAGATCGAGGCCATGCGCACGGCGCCCGTCACCGCCGACGAAATGACGCTGGCCCGCAACGCCCTCACGCTCTCCCTGCCGCTCCAGTTCGAGACCGCGGTGCAGATCTGCGGGAAGGTGAGCCGTCAGCGCGTATTCGGCCTCCCCGACGATTACTGGAAGACGTACCGCTCCCGCATCGAGGCCGTGACGCCGGAGGAGGTGCAGGAGGTCTGCCGCAGGTACCTCGACCCCGACCGCCTCACGCTCCTCGCCGTCGGCGACGCCGCGACGGCCGCGCCCACCCTGAACGGCTTCGGGCCCGTGGACGTCCGGCCGGCGTCGTGA
- a CDS encoding NUDIX hydrolase, whose protein sequence is MTGGAHEGAGRGGSTGRVDGERAYSGRRIHVDVDRVRFPDGSIGRLELIRHSGAAAVVALDLPDGPREIAGAVPPEPIVTLVRQYRYAADGFIWEVPAGNLEPGEPPEVCALRELEEEAGLRAGRLEKLASVHTTPGFTDEIIHLFAAWDLEAGETSHEASEFMDVHRLPLRRTIEMIDAGEISDGKTICALTLAARWVARRMDRIGGGGV, encoded by the coding sequence ATGACCGGCGGCGCGCACGAAGGCGCCGGACGCGGCGGCTCGACGGGCCGGGTGGACGGAGAGCGCGCCTACTCAGGCCGCCGGATCCATGTCGACGTGGATCGCGTGCGGTTTCCGGACGGATCCATCGGGCGGCTCGAACTGATCCGCCACTCCGGCGCCGCCGCCGTCGTCGCGCTGGACCTTCCCGACGGGCCGCGCGAGATCGCCGGCGCCGTTCCGCCCGAACCCATCGTCACGCTGGTGCGCCAATACAGGTACGCCGCCGACGGATTCATCTGGGAGGTGCCTGCCGGGAACCTGGAGCCCGGCGAGCCCCCCGAGGTGTGCGCGCTCCGGGAACTGGAAGAGGAGGCGGGACTCCGCGCCGGACGCCTGGAGAAACTGGCCTCCGTACACACGACGCCGGGGTTCACGGACGAGATCATCCACCTCTTCGCGGCGTGGGACCTGGAGGCGGGGGAGACGAGTCACGAGGCGAGCGAGTTCATGGATGTGCATCGGCTGCCTCTCCGCCGTACCATCGAGATGATCGATGCGGGAGAGATCAGCGACGGCAAGACGATCTGCGCGCTGACCCTCGCGGCGCGCTGGGTCGCCCGGCGGATGGATCGAATCGGCGGCGGCGGGGTTTAA
- a CDS encoding pitrilysin family protein, whose translation MRFDILEHTLDNGLRVVLQPDASAPLVAVHVMYHVGSKNERAGRTGFAHLFEHLLFQGSEHVPREQHFKLVQDAGGTLNGTTWFDRTNYFETLPANELDLGLWLESDRMGFFKPGITREKLDNQREVVKNERRQSYENRPYGLAFETLLARAYDEGHPYRHPTIGYMPDIDAARLEDVHEFFDLHYGPNNATLVLVGDFDPAAALERVGAWFGEIPARPVAPRPEVPVPARGGERRTLLRDRVQMPRVYLMYHSPCYADPDFEAVVILNYLLADGNSSRFEKTLVYEKQMAADATSFTWPTESAGMCFVVATARPGVAAADLETEVRDVIDDLLRHGVEEEEIEGARNRARRGLLNGRAGFGDRADAIAHAAVLRGDAAYVNDAFTRYGAVARPDVERVAREVLDPRGLTVLHVVPEEETP comes from the coding sequence GTGGGATCGAAGAACGAGCGCGCCGGCCGGACCGGCTTCGCGCACCTCTTCGAGCATCTCCTCTTCCAGGGGTCCGAGCACGTGCCGCGCGAGCAGCACTTCAAGCTCGTGCAGGATGCCGGCGGCACGCTCAACGGCACGACGTGGTTCGACCGCACGAACTACTTCGAGACGTTGCCCGCCAACGAACTGGATCTCGGCCTGTGGCTGGAGTCCGACCGCATGGGGTTCTTCAAGCCCGGGATCACCCGGGAGAAGCTCGACAACCAGCGGGAAGTGGTGAAGAACGAGCGGCGGCAGTCGTACGAGAACCGCCCCTACGGCCTCGCGTTCGAGACCCTGCTCGCGCGCGCCTACGACGAGGGACACCCGTACCGCCATCCGACCATCGGCTACATGCCCGACATCGACGCGGCCCGGCTCGAGGACGTGCACGAGTTCTTCGACCTCCACTACGGACCCAACAACGCGACCCTCGTCCTCGTCGGCGACTTCGATCCGGCTGCGGCGCTGGAGCGGGTCGGGGCCTGGTTCGGGGAGATTCCCGCGCGACCCGTGGCGCCGCGGCCGGAGGTCCCCGTGCCGGCGCGCGGCGGAGAGCGGCGCACGCTCCTTCGGGACCGCGTCCAGATGCCCCGCGTGTACCTCATGTACCATTCGCCGTGCTACGCGGACCCCGATTTCGAGGCTGTCGTCATCCTCAACTACCTGCTTGCCGACGGGAACAGTTCCCGCTTCGAGAAGACGCTCGTGTACGAGAAGCAGATGGCGGCGGACGCGACGTCCTTCACCTGGCCGACCGAAAGCGCCGGGATGTGTTTCGTGGTCGCCACCGCCCGCCCGGGCGTCGCGGCCGCCGACCTGGAGACGGAGGTGAGGGACGTCATCGACGATCTGCTCCGCCACGGCGTCGAGGAGGAAGAGATCGAGGGGGCGCGCAACCGGGCCCGGCGCGGGCTCCTGAACGGGCGCGCGGGCTTCGGCGACCGGGCGGACGCGATCGCGCACGCGGCGGTGCTGCGGGGCGACGCCGCCTACGTGAACGACGCGTTCACGCGCTACGGCGCCGTCGCCCGCCCCGACGTGGAGCGCGTGGCCCGCGAGGTGCTCGACCCCCGCGGCCTCACGGTCCTCCACGTCGTGCCCGAGGAGGAGACGCCGTGA